Proteins from one Hydrogenophaga sp. SL48 genomic window:
- a CDS encoding Bax inhibitor-1 family protein, which produces MNDQLQPSGRFGSATGNAALQRNKVLRNTYGLLALSMLPTVLGAWVGVATGITAGLTGFLGLIVFLGGAFGFMFAIEKTKHSAAGVPVLLAFTFFMGLMLSRMLASVLGFSNGSSLIMTAFGGTAGVFFVMANLSTVIKRDLSGMSKWLFVGAMAIMIGAIINVFVGSTIGMAVIATMAILVFSAYLLYDLKNIIDGGETNYISATLAVYLDLFNIFQSLLALLGIFGGERD; this is translated from the coding sequence AGGTGCTGCGCAACACCTATGGTTTGCTGGCGCTGTCCATGCTGCCCACCGTGCTGGGCGCCTGGGTCGGCGTGGCCACGGGCATCACCGCCGGTTTGACGGGCTTCCTCGGGCTGATCGTGTTCCTGGGCGGCGCCTTCGGCTTCATGTTCGCCATCGAGAAAACCAAGCACTCGGCGGCCGGTGTGCCCGTGCTGCTGGCCTTCACCTTCTTCATGGGCCTGATGCTCTCGCGCATGCTGGCCTCGGTGCTGGGCTTCAGCAACGGATCGAGCCTGATCATGACCGCCTTCGGCGGCACGGCGGGCGTGTTCTTCGTCATGGCCAACCTCTCGACCGTGATCAAGCGCGACCTCTCGGGCATGAGCAAATGGCTGTTCGTCGGCGCCATGGCCATCATGATCGGTGCCATCATCAACGTCTTCGTGGGCAGCACGATCGGCATGGCCGTGATCGCCACCATGGCCATCCTCGTGTTCAGTGCCTACCTGCTGTACGACCTGAAGAACATCATCGACGGCGGCGAAACCAACTACATCTCCGCCACGCTGGCCGTGTACCTGGACCTGTTCAACATCTTCCAGAGCCTGCTGGCCCTGCTGGGCATCTTCGGCGGCGAGCGGGATTGA
- the rlmD gene encoding 23S rRNA (uracil(1939)-C(5))-methyltransferase RlmD — protein MTSPQAHDNSLLTNARDDAPHAPHAALPDGWLAVESLDIDAQGIARRPDGKVVFIDGALPFEVVSVNVHRKKNNWEAGVVTAIHRESSQRVRPGCPNFGLHEGSCGGCKMQHLHEAAQVAVKQRVLEDNLWHLGKVKAEMLLRPIEGPAWGYRYRARLSVRHVHKKGVVLIGFHERKSRYVADMKVCHVLPPHVNAMMMPLRDLIFGMDARETCPQIELACGDEVTALVLRHLEPLSDGDQARLRAFAAEHGVQWWLQAKGPDTVKLLDADVPQLSYSLPEFGITMPFKPTDFTQVNPHINRVLVSRALRLLDAQQHERVIDWFCGLGNFTLPIATMAREVLGIEGSETLVARSRENLGLNQQGRAQPLAPTQFAARNLFEMTPELLVADGVADKWLVDPPREGAFALAKTLADLHLQPELRGSWTPPKRIVYVSCNPATLARDAGLLVHQAGYRCTTAGVVNMFPHTAHVESMAVFELEKTGR, from the coding sequence ATGACATCGCCCCAAGCCCACGACAACAGCCTTCTGACCAACGCGCGTGACGACGCGCCCCACGCTCCCCATGCCGCCTTGCCCGACGGCTGGCTGGCGGTGGAATCCCTTGACATCGATGCCCAGGGCATTGCCCGCCGACCCGACGGCAAGGTGGTGTTCATCGACGGGGCACTGCCTTTTGAGGTGGTCAGCGTCAATGTGCACCGCAAGAAAAACAACTGGGAGGCCGGCGTGGTCACGGCGATCCACCGTGAATCGTCGCAGCGGGTGCGACCCGGTTGCCCGAACTTCGGGCTGCACGAAGGCTCGTGCGGTGGCTGCAAGATGCAGCACCTGCATGAGGCGGCGCAGGTGGCGGTCAAACAGCGCGTGCTGGAGGACAACCTCTGGCACCTGGGCAAGGTCAAGGCCGAGATGCTGCTGCGCCCGATCGAAGGACCGGCCTGGGGCTACCGTTACCGGGCGCGCCTGTCGGTGCGCCATGTGCACAAGAAGGGCGTGGTGCTGATCGGCTTTCACGAGCGCAAGAGCCGCTATGTGGCCGACATGAAGGTCTGTCACGTGCTGCCACCGCACGTGAACGCGATGATGATGCCGCTGCGCGACCTGATCTTCGGCATGGACGCGCGCGAGACCTGTCCGCAGATTGAACTCGCCTGCGGCGACGAGGTGACCGCGCTGGTGCTGCGCCACCTGGAACCGCTGTCAGACGGTGACCAGGCCCGTCTGCGGGCCTTTGCCGCCGAACACGGCGTGCAGTGGTGGCTCCAGGCCAAGGGACCGGACACGGTGAAGCTGCTCGATGCCGACGTGCCGCAGCTGTCCTATAGCCTGCCCGAGTTCGGCATCACCATGCCGTTCAAACCGACCGACTTCACCCAGGTCAATCCGCACATCAACCGGGTGCTGGTCTCGCGCGCACTGCGCCTGCTGGACGCGCAACAGCACGAGCGCGTGATCGACTGGTTCTGTGGTCTGGGCAACTTCACCCTGCCCATCGCCACGATGGCGCGCGAGGTGCTGGGCATCGAGGGCAGCGAGACACTGGTGGCGCGCTCGCGCGAGAACCTGGGGCTCAACCAGCAGGGCAGGGCGCAGCCCCTGGCGCCCACGCAGTTTGCCGCCCGCAACCTGTTCGAGATGACCCCCGAGTTGCTGGTGGCCGATGGGGTGGCCGACAAATGGTTGGTGGACCCACCGCGTGAAGGGGCGTTTGCACTGGCCAAGACCCTGGCCGACCTGCACCTGCAGCCCGAGTTGCGTGGCAGCTGGACGCCGCCGAAGCGCATCGTCTACGTGAGCTGCAACCCGGCCACGCTCGCACGCGATGCGGGCTTGCTGGTGCACCAGGCGGGTTACCGGTGCACGACGGCGGGGGTGGTGAACATGTTCCCGCACACCGCGCACGTGGAAAGCATGGCGGTGTTCGAGCTCGAAAAAACGGGTCGCTGA
- a CDS encoding 3'-5' exonuclease, with product MAWPVLVFDIESIPDVEGLRALRGAPDGSTDEQVHEAWLSERKDKGQSDFMPLHLQRILVISVVFRNAEGLRIHSFVDRDGASEGKVVQTFFNSIEKHQPQLVSWNGSGFDLPVLHYRGLRHGVEASKYWDMGEDDREYKWNNYISRYHMRHLDLMDLLAMYSPKNNAPLDAMAKLCGFPGKLGMDGSQVYAQYLAGQTDDIRRYCETDVMNTYLVYCRFQKMRGGLTEAEYEQEIAYVKETLGNLAPTESHWDEYLKAWG from the coding sequence ATGGCCTGGCCGGTCCTCGTCTTCGACATCGAGTCGATCCCCGACGTGGAAGGCTTGCGGGCCCTCCGTGGGGCACCCGACGGCAGCACCGATGAGCAGGTCCATGAGGCCTGGCTGTCCGAGCGCAAGGACAAAGGCCAGAGCGATTTCATGCCACTGCACCTGCAGCGCATCCTGGTCATCAGCGTGGTGTTCCGCAACGCCGAGGGCCTGCGGATCCACTCCTTCGTGGACCGGGACGGCGCCAGCGAAGGCAAGGTGGTTCAGACCTTTTTCAACAGCATCGAAAAACACCAGCCGCAGCTGGTGAGCTGGAACGGCAGCGGGTTCGACCTGCCGGTGTTGCACTACCGGGGCTTGCGCCACGGCGTGGAGGCCAGCAAGTACTGGGACATGGGTGAGGACGACCGCGAATACAAGTGGAACAACTACATCAGCCGGTACCACATGCGCCATCTCGACCTGATGGACCTGCTGGCGATGTACAGCCCCAAGAACAACGCGCCGCTGGACGCCATGGCCAAGCTCTGCGGCTTCCCGGGCAAGCTGGGCATGGACGGCTCGCAGGTGTACGCGCAGTACCTGGCCGGTCAGACCGACGACATCCGCCGTTACTGCGAAACCGACGTGATGAACACCTACCTCGTGTATTGCCGTTTCCAGAAGATGCGTGGTGGTCTCACAGAGGCCGAGTACGAACAGGAAATCGCTTACGTGAAAGAGACGCTGGGCAACCTGGCGCCGACCGAGAGCCACTGGGACGAGTACCTGAAGGCCTGGGGCTGA